The proteins below come from a single Deinococcus humi genomic window:
- a CDS encoding HK97 gp10 family phage protein → MRLENTRALALDILGVAVARKAQLLRNEIVETLSRPGTGKRYGLHVASAPGAPPAVDEGRLRQSITALKVEPFRWRVGTNVEYALYLEFGSQHVAPRPFIRPAVEAVRGL, encoded by the coding sequence GTGAGACTGGAGAACACCCGTGCTCTGGCGCTGGACATCCTGGGCGTTGCCGTGGCACGCAAGGCTCAGTTGCTGCGAAACGAAATCGTGGAGACGCTAAGTCGCCCTGGGACGGGGAAGAGGTATGGGCTGCACGTCGCCTCAGCTCCTGGTGCTCCGCCCGCCGTAGACGAGGGCCGCCTGCGCCAGAGCATCACGGCGTTGAAAGTTGAGCCATTCCGCTGGCGGGTGGGCACCAACGTCGAGTACGCCCTGTACCTGGAGTTCGGCTCCCAGCACGTCGCCCCGCGCCCATTCATCCGCCCAGCGGTTGAGGCGGTGCGTGGACTGTGA
- a CDS encoding P22 coat protein - protein 5 domain protein has translation MSITVSDPIIWSARILSYLDKTFVYGAAFTNRNYEGEIKDAGSTVRILQIGDVTVGDYTGTLPDAQELTDNSLDLVVDQRKYFNFVVDDVDARRSVLMLVDEGSKRAAYAMSDVRDRFVASFHSAVNAANAYGTDVTPIVIGFGAGEIKPYDAFLELTQRLDEANVGTVDRRIVLPPWFVRAMKAQFGDRASSLGDNITENGMAGTVDGVKIFQSNNVANVAGAKYKVMAGLPVITFADAIVKTSTYSPEKKFGTGVKGLHVFGAKLLQSKAMAVGTFNKGQLSK, from the coding sequence GTGAGCATTACTGTCTCTGATCCCATCATCTGGTCCGCGCGCATCCTCTCGTATCTGGACAAAACGTTCGTGTACGGCGCTGCCTTCACCAACCGCAATTACGAGGGCGAGATCAAGGACGCGGGCAGCACCGTTCGCATCCTGCAGATCGGTGACGTGACCGTGGGCGACTACACGGGCACCCTGCCTGACGCCCAGGAGCTGACCGACAACTCGCTCGATCTGGTGGTCGACCAGCGCAAGTACTTCAATTTCGTGGTGGACGATGTGGACGCCCGCCGCAGCGTGCTGATGCTGGTGGACGAGGGCAGCAAGCGGGCCGCCTACGCCATGAGCGACGTGCGCGACCGTTTTGTGGCGAGCTTCCACAGTGCGGTCAATGCCGCCAACGCCTACGGCACCGACGTGACGCCCATCGTGATCGGTTTCGGGGCGGGGGAGATCAAGCCCTATGACGCTTTCCTGGAACTGACCCAGAGGCTGGACGAGGCCAACGTGGGCACTGTGGACCGCCGCATCGTGCTGCCCCCGTGGTTCGTGCGGGCCATGAAGGCCCAGTTCGGAGACCGGGCCAGCAGCCTGGGGGACAACATCACTGAGAACGGCATGGCGGGCACGGTGGACGGCGTGAAGATCTTCCAGTCCAACAACGTCGCCAACGTGGCCGGGGCCAAGTACAAAGTCATGGCCGGATTGCCCGTCATCACCTTTGCCGACGCCATCGTCAAGACCTCGACCTACAGCCCTGAGAAGAAGTTCGGAACGGGCGTCAAGGGCCTGCACGTCTTTGGCGCGAAACTGCTCCAGTCCAAGGCCATGGCAGTGGGCACCTTCAACAAAGGGCAGCTCAGCAAATGA
- a CDS encoding phage tail tape measure protein — protein sequence MTTQADVIVVDITGRDVGLEAALNQAEASAEGAGERAGSKFGNALKAGLGVATVGAVALVGALAAVGASSFNLATEAAQNVKDFESNLGATREEAEKLGTVAEQVFGDNWTGSLTEAGAAVATVRKEISGLADEDLRAVTGGVVAIAETFEQEQGSIAAAVDSLMKSTGISAQEATDFITKGFQKGLDSSGDFLDTLNEYAPQFEKSKIGAGELFSLLETGAGKGALGTDKIADAFKEFGLTIVDVSDDSKDVYKELGLNQEKLVKGINDGSISQAKAFEMVTNKLAEVKGQADRTRIGAAIFGGAGEDFANGLTKLDLTKTSIKDLGGATDSLNRRYENFSNYFSAMSRQIQVALLPVGKELLSLANDAMPYLQQAASWLGDRLPGWIKTGIDAVKQFGSGAINTYNTLKPVIGQVSDGVQKLSVFLERNKEILIPLTAGVAAGTAAFGLYRTALIVGAAAQAAWTTATTVATTASVAFRAAITFLTGPVGIAITIITALVAAGVYLYRNWDEVKAKAIAIWGAIRQVVMDAIGGALAWLRTVPGEMSEVAMDIIRGLMNGIKQGPRLILEAVKGLGHSIISGVKGVLGIRSPSTVMFDAGENVGQGLSNGITKTTPQVQKAAAGMSKAVISEVDKARAALEKDIRADAWVASLERATTAQLQHAQATARAAGDAEKYGAITTELTRRKDVATAATQRATDAAKAEADQLRQNRETIIKGEQQERYVEGLRSATAAHLASALATAKAGGEVDKYNAIKSEQARRENVATAATQKATDAAKAEADQLRQNRESILSSEQRERYVEGLRSATSAQLDSALATAKAGGEVDKYNAIRAEQTRRDKEVEDSTRKATEAAKAAADQLASNRKAITDGLRWGEYVEGLKGYSDDLLEAARKNALAAGDGEKFNVVLGEQKRRADEAAQALSALVDEQIREANSRYTDTKGAAESAERKGFVGQFGAGDVGLIKSLAAATGLSVGQIRADVFAALDDAKKFAPQAAAIIERVYADALAHRKSVTAEQARVMEQAAKDEEERIQRVLAAYVAAANERRVALEAAAAEEQRIEAATTARAVEMAGERRDQIVQTFRDETAAADDAAITFDFLNGLIVETVTLGGDPSGQLLDYLKNLATGSGEAAAAAQEVIDKFDVLVFRAQTPGPMDTTPVEARGTPVYEIMPEEPTAAGPIAPDLLGGRADAGLGAEVDALANLAVYRDEIRGLTDDELELAKADAVAAGERGKYNALLAEGAERAKLAADSAKLITDAESELHTLLSGETLPAYELKAQALERQAVLDEDQRVRLLQLADAIRAAGQAAAENADKLNVTLRVGGIDTGLKALDLYKSAIMGVGEVISKTFEDLVAGTGSGVNSILANMALMALGIVKQVATAIMAYEAQAIALALISGASFNFVQAGLALAAAAAVAGIVAGLESRVRGSGTSTAVPSPGAGGAPAPGAVAPPPNNSLVNIPNSAVTVVAAPEWTAVMVRVADKMERAADKFLDVAERGVRVRSTVRVEGGSSGGLGAFALTTP from the coding sequence ATGACCACACAGGCCGATGTGATCGTCGTTGACATCACCGGGCGCGACGTGGGCCTGGAAGCTGCCCTCAACCAGGCGGAGGCCAGTGCCGAGGGCGCAGGCGAGCGCGCTGGCTCCAAGTTCGGGAACGCCCTGAAGGCGGGCCTGGGCGTGGCCACGGTGGGCGCAGTGGCACTGGTTGGAGCGCTTGCCGCCGTGGGGGCCAGCAGCTTCAACTTGGCCACGGAGGCCGCGCAGAACGTCAAGGATTTTGAATCCAATCTCGGCGCAACCCGCGAGGAAGCCGAGAAGCTGGGCACCGTTGCTGAGCAGGTGTTCGGGGACAACTGGACCGGGTCTCTGACGGAAGCCGGGGCAGCCGTGGCCACCGTTCGCAAAGAGATCAGCGGACTGGCGGACGAGGACCTGCGGGCTGTGACCGGCGGCGTCGTGGCGATTGCCGAGACGTTCGAGCAGGAACAGGGGTCCATCGCGGCGGCTGTGGACTCGCTGATGAAGTCCACGGGCATTTCTGCTCAGGAAGCCACCGACTTCATCACGAAGGGGTTCCAGAAGGGCCTGGATAGCTCCGGCGATTTCCTCGACACGCTGAACGAGTACGCGCCCCAGTTCGAGAAGAGCAAGATCGGCGCGGGCGAATTGTTCTCGCTTCTGGAAACGGGTGCGGGCAAAGGTGCGTTGGGGACGGATAAAATCGCGGACGCCTTCAAGGAATTCGGGCTCACGATTGTCGATGTCAGCGACGACAGCAAAGACGTCTATAAAGAGCTTGGCCTCAACCAGGAGAAGCTGGTCAAGGGCATCAACGACGGGTCGATCAGCCAGGCCAAAGCGTTCGAGATGGTCACGAACAAGCTGGCCGAGGTCAAGGGCCAGGCCGACCGGACCCGGATCGGCGCGGCCATTTTCGGCGGCGCAGGCGAGGATTTCGCCAACGGGCTGACCAAGCTGGACCTGACCAAGACCTCGATCAAGGACCTGGGCGGGGCCACCGACTCGCTCAATAGGCGGTACGAGAATTTCAGCAACTACTTCAGCGCCATGAGCCGCCAGATCCAGGTGGCCCTGCTGCCTGTCGGGAAGGAGCTGCTGTCGCTGGCCAACGATGCCATGCCGTACCTCCAGCAGGCCGCGTCCTGGCTGGGAGACCGCTTGCCCGGTTGGATCAAGACGGGCATCGACGCGGTCAAGCAATTCGGCAGTGGCGCGATCAACACCTACAACACGCTCAAGCCCGTGATCGGCCAGGTCAGCGACGGGGTTCAGAAACTCTCCGTGTTCCTGGAGCGCAACAAGGAAATCCTCATCCCCCTCACGGCGGGCGTCGCGGCGGGGACGGCGGCATTCGGCCTGTACCGCACTGCCCTAATCGTGGGCGCAGCCGCGCAGGCCGCCTGGACCACGGCCACCACTGTGGCCACCACCGCCAGCGTCGCGTTCCGCGCGGCCATCACGTTCCTGACCGGCCCGGTGGGGATTGCTATCACGATCATCACCGCCCTGGTGGCCGCTGGGGTCTATCTCTACCGCAACTGGGACGAGGTCAAGGCGAAGGCCATCGCCATCTGGGGAGCCATCAGGCAGGTTGTGATGGACGCCATCGGTGGGGCACTGGCCTGGCTGAGAACCGTCCCAGGCGAGATGTCTGAAGTCGCAATGGACATCATCCGTGGGCTGATGAACGGCATCAAGCAGGGGCCTCGCCTGATCCTGGAAGCCGTCAAGGGGCTGGGCCATTCGATCATCAGTGGCGTCAAGGGCGTGCTGGGCATCCGGTCGCCGTCCACGGTCATGTTCGACGCGGGCGAGAACGTGGGGCAGGGCCTGTCGAACGGGATCACGAAAACGACGCCACAGGTGCAGAAGGCCGCTGCTGGTATGAGCAAGGCGGTCATCTCCGAGGTGGACAAGGCCCGCGCCGCGCTGGAGAAGGACATCCGTGCCGATGCCTGGGTCGCCTCGCTGGAGCGGGCGACGACGGCACAACTGCAGCACGCTCAGGCTACTGCCCGTGCCGCCGGTGACGCCGAGAAATATGGCGCGATCACGACCGAACTGACCCGTCGCAAGGACGTGGCCACGGCGGCCACCCAGCGGGCCACCGACGCGGCGAAGGCCGAGGCCGATCAGCTGCGCCAGAACCGCGAGACCATCATCAAGGGCGAGCAGCAGGAACGGTACGTGGAGGGCCTGCGCTCGGCCACTGCGGCCCATCTGGCCTCGGCCCTGGCCACTGCCAAGGCGGGCGGCGAGGTCGACAAGTACAACGCGATCAAGAGCGAGCAGGCTCGCCGTGAGAACGTGGCGACAGCGGCCACTCAAAAGGCCACTGATGCGGCCAAAGCTGAAGCCGATCAACTGCGGCAGAACCGCGAGTCGATCCTCAGCAGTGAGCAGCGGGAACGCTACGTGGAGGGCCTGCGCTCAGCCACGTCTGCCCAGCTCGATTCCGCGCTTGCGACGGCGAAAGCGGGCGGCGAGGTCGACAAATACAACGCCATTCGCGCTGAGCAGACCCGCCGGGACAAGGAGGTGGAAGACAGCACCCGCAAGGCCACAGAAGCCGCTAAAGCCGCTGCTGATCAGCTTGCCAGCAACCGCAAGGCGATCACCGATGGTCTCAGATGGGGCGAGTACGTCGAGGGATTGAAAGGCTACTCGGACGATCTGCTGGAGGCGGCACGTAAGAACGCCCTGGCAGCAGGGGACGGCGAGAAATTCAATGTTGTCCTGGGCGAACAGAAGCGCCGGGCCGACGAGGCCGCACAGGCCCTCTCCGCTCTGGTCGATGAGCAGATCAGAGAGGCGAACAGTCGCTATACCGATACGAAAGGTGCAGCAGAAAGCGCTGAACGCAAAGGGTTTGTCGGGCAGTTCGGCGCGGGCGACGTGGGGCTGATCAAGAGCCTGGCCGCTGCCACTGGCCTGAGTGTGGGTCAGATCAGGGCGGATGTTTTTGCGGCCCTGGACGATGCCAAGAAATTCGCCCCCCAGGCGGCGGCCATCATTGAGCGCGTCTACGCTGACGCCCTGGCGCACCGCAAGAGCGTGACCGCTGAGCAGGCCCGCGTCATGGAACAGGCCGCGAAAGACGAGGAGGAGCGGATTCAGCGTGTCCTGGCGGCGTATGTCGCAGCAGCCAACGAGCGTCGCGTCGCGCTGGAGGCAGCGGCTGCTGAGGAGCAGCGCATCGAGGCGGCGACCACCGCACGAGCCGTTGAGATGGCCGGAGAGCGCCGGGACCAGATCGTCCAGACCTTCCGCGACGAGACCGCTGCCGCCGATGACGCGGCAATCACTTTCGACTTCCTCAACGGGTTGATCGTGGAAACGGTGACCCTAGGGGGGGACCCGAGCGGCCAGTTGCTCGATTACCTCAAGAATCTGGCCACCGGCAGCGGCGAGGCGGCGGCGGCAGCCCAGGAGGTCATCGATAAGTTTGATGTCCTAGTGTTCAGAGCGCAGACCCCTGGCCCGATGGACACCACGCCGGTCGAGGCGAGGGGTACGCCGGTGTACGAGATCATGCCGGAAGAACCCACGGCTGCTGGACCCATCGCGCCCGATCTGCTGGGCGGCAGGGCCGATGCTGGACTGGGCGCTGAAGTGGACGCCCTGGCCAACCTCGCCGTATACCGCGACGAGATCCGGGGACTGACCGATGACGAGCTGGAGCTGGCGAAAGCAGACGCGGTGGCTGCTGGCGAGAGGGGCAAGTACAACGCCCTGCTGGCCGAGGGGGCGGAACGGGCGAAGCTCGCGGCAGACAGCGCCAAGCTGATCACCGACGCCGAGAGCGAGCTGCACACCCTGCTGTCCGGCGAGACCCTGCCCGCCTACGAACTCAAGGCCCAGGCACTGGAACGTCAGGCCGTCCTGGATGAAGACCAGCGCGTCCGGCTGCTGCAACTGGCCGACGCGATCCGTGCGGCTGGCCAGGCCGCTGCTGAGAACGCGGACAAGCTGAACGTCACCCTCCGCGTCGGGGGCATCGACACTGGCCTGAAGGCGCTGGATCTGTACAAGTCCGCAATCATGGGCGTGGGGGAGGTCATCTCCAAGACCTTCGAGGACCTGGTGGCTGGGACGGGCAGCGGGGTCAACAGCATCCTGGCCAACATGGCGCTGATGGCCCTGGGCATCGTCAAGCAGGTGGCCACTGCGATCATGGCTTACGAGGCTCAGGCCATCGCGCTGGCGCTGATCTCGGGTGCTTCATTCAACTTCGTCCAGGCCGGGTTGGCATTGGCTGCTGCCGCCGCCGTGGCGGGCATTGTCGCGGGCCTGGAGAGCCGGGTCCGGGGCAGCGGCACGAGTACTGCCGTGCCCAGCCCCGGCGCAGGCGGCGCACCTGCACCTGGTGCAGTGGCCCCACCGCCCAACAACTCTCTCGTCAACATCCCGAACAGCGCCGTCACCGTGGTGGCCGCGCCCGAATGGACCGCCGTAATGGTCCGCGTGGCCGACAAGATGGAACGCGCCGCCGACAAGTTCCTCGACGTGGCTGAACGGGGCGTGCGCGTTCGGTCGACCGTGCGCGTGGAGGGCGGCTCGTCGGGCGGCCTGGGCGCGTTTGCCCTCACCACCCCGTAA